The Gemmatimonas aurantiaca T-27 DNA segment TGGTCGCAAACTCTTCGCCGGGCGGCACCAGCGGCTCCCGCTTGCCGCCCACGGCGGCGAACCGGCCAAAGTTGGCCCAGTACCTGTTCTTGTTCAAAAACGGCTTCGCTTCGCGCACAGTCCCCTCCTGGGGTGTTGGTGTGTGCGCGCAGGCTAGGTCGCGTAATTTTGGCGGCCGCGTCGGCCGCCCCGGGGGCGGGCCGAGGCGGCTCAACGGGGCGAAAGGGGCGGCGGCGCTGTGGGTGGGTTTGCGCATACGCGGGCGTGAACCGCGCGCATACGGGTGGTGTAACCCATTGTGATAGAGACAGTTAGTGTATCGTGATACGCTGTCTCATAATCGTGAGGTCGAGAGTTCGAGTCTCTCCCCAGCTATACGTGCAGATCACCCCGGTAAACGCTTTGCGTTTGCCGGGGCTTCTGTTTTGTGGCGAGTCGCATGTCGTCGCAGCATCGCGCCGGATTGTCATGGTGCCACAAGATGGTCGTGCGATTCCTTGGGCAGTGCGTTTGAATGCATCTGCGGATGATCGCGGTTGAACAAATCGCTGGATCCATTCTTCACGTGTTGGTGGTGTGGTGTTCTGATGTGCGGAGTGTGAAGAACATCTCTGCAACCACGTGTTCATCGACATGTCCGTAGCGCAGCGATCATTGCGGTGACATGGATCTTCCATGGGCAATTTTGTCTGAATCAGAATGACGCGAAGCACGTCGGCATGTGCTGTGTTCTGTGTGCAGTGTCCGTTGATCGGTCGAGCCTGCTGAGCACCGCACGAGCACGCCACATACCCACGCGTGAGCGACACGCCATGCAATCCATGACGCAGTACACGACGTAGCACAAAACAGGTCGTGATGTTCAACACACGAGTGTGGCAACGCACTCTGGCAAAAAGACTTGCGCAATGCGGACCCGACAGTCAGGTTTGCACCGCGCGCTGACGGTATTGAAGTCGTCCACCGCTTTCTCACCCGGCCGCCGTGCTTTTGCCAATCGCAGTGCAATCATTTTTGCTCATTGATGTCGGCGATGTGACGCTCGGCCTGGCCGCGTCATCGGTGCGTGAAGTCCTGCGTGCGGTCTTCATCACGCCGGTACCGTCCGAACATCCTCTCCTCGAAGGGGTCATCAATGTACGTGGCACGGTCGTGCCAGTACTCGACATCCGTGCACGACTGGGATTGCCGGCAACACCGGTCAGCGTGGATCAGTATCTCGTGATCGCCGATGCGGCGTCGAGACAGGTGGCCCTGCGTGTCGATCAGGTGCATGAACTCGTTGCTGTTCCGCGTGAGTCCGTCGTCACGCCGGACGCTTCGCTTGAAGCCGATGCGGTGACCGGCATCGCTCGCACCGCAGACGGTGTCCTGGTGGTCTACGATCTGGATGCGTTCCTCACGGCCGACGAAGGGCGGCAGCTCGATGCCGCGCTGCTCACGGAGCTCGACACAACCCGCGACACGGCACCAGACGCCTCGTGAAAACGGCCGACGTCCGTTCGAATGTGGTCGCCATGGAGGCGATCGCCAGGCTGCTGCGGGAACGCACCGGTCTGACATTTTCGGACGCGCGCTGGTCGTTGCTGGAGCAAGGAGTGCTCCATGTCATGACGACCATTCGAGAAGCGAACGTGGAGCGTTTGCTGGAGCGTCTGCCCAGTGACAGCGCGCTTCTCGATGCCCTCGTGGCGCGTATCACGATCGGCGAGACGTATTTCGCCCGCGATGCCGGTCAGCTCGATGTGATACGCACCGAGCTGTTGCCACGCCTGCGCGCGCTGCGCCCGCCGGGGCACCGATTGCGATTGTGGAGCGCGGGCTGCGCCACCGGTGAGGAGGCTTTCACGCTGGCGATGATGACCAGTGAGATGGGGATCATCCCGTCGCCATATCTCTTGGGCACGGACATCTCGCGGCCAGCGCTCGATCGGGCGATGAAGGCCCGGTTCAGTGAATGGGCACTACGCGCGCTCTCACCGGAGCAGATCGCGCGCCACTTCCGCAAGGTCGGAGCCGACTGGGTACTCGCGCCAGCG contains these protein-coding regions:
- a CDS encoding chemotaxis protein CheW; translated protein: MLLPIAVQSFLLIDVGDVTLGLAASSVREVLRAVFITPVPSEHPLLEGVINVRGTVVPVLDIRARLGLPATPVSVDQYLVIADAASRQVALRVDQVHELVAVPRESVVTPDASLEADAVTGIARTADGVLVVYDLDAFLTADEGRQLDAALLTELDTTRDTAPDAS